DNA sequence from the Raineyella sp. LH-20 genome:
CGCACTCCGTTGGCCGTGCTGCGGACCCAGGTGGAACTGCTGGAGTGCGACCTGACCGGACGTCCCGAGCACCGCAGCACGGTGGCGCTGCTCCGGCGGCTGGACGAGATCGACCGGCTCGTCGGCGACATGCTCACCCTGACGACGGTGGAGGCGGGGCAGCTGGTCGAGCCCCGTGCGGTGGATCTCGACGACTACTTCGAGGACCTGCGGCGGGACCTTCCGCTGTACGGCGACCGCCGGTTCTCGGTCGAGGCCGTCGGGGGAACGCTGGACGTCGATCCGGAGCGCCTGACCCAGGTCATCGGCAACATCGTGCGCAACGCCGTACGACACACGCGGGCCGGCGACACCATCGCCGTCCGTGCCCGGGCGTACGACGGCCTGCTGGACCTGGCGATCAGCGACACCGGGCCGGGCATCCCGCCGGACCAGCTCACCCACATCTTCCAGCGCTTCCACCGGGTCGACGAAGGCCGTTCGCGGGATCGCGGTGGAAGCGGGCTCGGTCTGGCGATCGCCCGGGCCATCGTCGAAGCGCACGGCGGGCACATCCGTGCCGAGTCACCACCCGGCGAGGGCGCCACCTTCCGGATCCAGCTGCCGCATTACCACCGCTGACAGCCGTACGGGAGTGGATCTGACCTGCCAAGGTGTGATCTCGGGCACAGGGTGTTCATGTTGGCGCCTGGCGCATGTCATCGGGTTGTCATCCAGCCGCTACTTATGCGCTTTTAAGTTTCCCTGGTAGTTCACCCGCGCACCCCATGACTCCAGGAGGTCAGAGCTCGATGGCTCTCACTCGTAGAAGCGTCCTCAAGGGCTCGGCGATCAGCGCCGGCCTCGTTGCCTTCTCCGGCATCGCCCAGGCTCCGGCGGCGATGGCCGCCCCCGGCAAGATCGCCAGCGGCACCGGCACCGTCAATGCGTTCGGCGACCTGATCACCGACCCGAACGGCCTGCTCGACCTGCCCCGCGGCTTCAGCTACAAGGTCGTCTCCAAGGTCGGCGACATCATGCCCGGCGACGGCCGTCGCCTGCCGGACCGCTTCGACGGTGCCGCCGTGTTCGCCGGCGCCGACAAGTCGCTCGTCATGGTGCGCAACCACGAGCAGTACGACGCACCGACCACCGCTGGCATCGCGGCCCAGGATTCGGCCGATCCGGAGTTCGTCTATGACGCCGGCGCCCGCCTGGTGAACGGCACGTCCATCTACGCTGCCAACGGCGGCACCAGCACCGTGACGCTCGACAAGCAGGGCGCCACGGTCGATGAGTACGTCAGCCTGGCCGGCACCTACTCCAACTGCGCCGGCGGCGCCACCCCGTGGCACACCTGGCTGTCCTGCGAGGAGACCGAGTCCCCGAAGATCGGTCAGAACGGCGCCACCAAGGCTCACGGCTACGTGTTCGAGGTCGACCCGTTCGACAAGGACAACAACAAGAACCCGTTCCCGCTGAAGGCGCTCGGTCGCTTCCCGCACGAGGCCGCGGTCGTCGACCCGCGCACCCTCGAGGTCTACCTGACCGAGGACGCCTCCGGTCCGTTCGGCCTGTTCTACAAGGCCATTCTGGTGTCGCCGAAGGCGCAGTACGGCGGTCTCCGTGGCGATGGTGACCTCTACGCCATGAACTGCTTCCTGAACGGCACTCAGCAGCCGACGCTGCACCCGTTCTCGAAGGTCGGCACCGTGCTCGACGTCGAGTGGGTCAAGATCCCGGATCCGGACGCCACCACCACCTCGACCCGCAAGCAGCTCGCCAACGACCAGGTCACCCGCAGCCAGAAGATCGAGGGCGCGTGGTTCGGCAACGGCAAGGCGCACTTCGTCGTGTCCTTCGCCGACGGCTTCCACGAGGGCCAGGTCTGGGCGTACGACCCGATGACCTCCACCCTCGAGCTCGAGGTCTACTACCCGACCGTCGTCGCCGGTGGCGGCGCCGAGGACTCGGTGCCGGACCGTCCGGACGGCATCACTGGTTCTCCCTTCGGTGGCCTCATCATCTCGGAGGACTCCAACGGCGGCCAGAACGTCCTCGCCGTGGCTGAGGACGGCAGCACCTCGCTGCTCGCCCGCAACCGGCGCGACATCATCAAGCCGACCGCCGAGGGCATCTCGGAGATCACCGGCGTGACCTTCTCGCCCGACGGCAAGACGCTGTTCTTCGCCTTCCAGGAGCCGGGCATCACCTTCGCCGTCTCCGGCCCGTTCGCCCAGATCAAGCACTACAAGTGATGCGGTGCTGACCCGGTCGCCGGGTCAGCACTGATCTGCGGAGTCTCCCTGAAGGGGTGGGCCCCGAGCGCCGCCAGGCTGGACGTCTGGCGGCGCTCGTGCTTCCTTTCCGGTGGCCTGCGGCCGTGCGAGCAGGGGTGTTCCGACCGTCGCGGCTCGGCGCTGTCGTCACAGTGCCGGCATGTGTCAGGCTGGGCCCATGGATCTGAGCAATCTGGGCAACATGATTTCCGGTGAGAACGGCAACCCGATGGAGGCCCTCGGTGGTCTCCTCCAGTCGGCGAACATCCAGGATGCGGGCCCGGCCCTCGACTGGGCCCGTACGGTGCTCGAAGAGCGGCACATCGATCCCGCGGACATCCCGCAGGTGATCGCGGCGCTGCGTGAGGCCAACCCCCAGCTCGAGGAGCAGGCGGCCGGGCTGGTCGCCCAGCTCCTCGGCAGGTAGCACCCGCGGAGCGGCCCCGTCGTCCGGATCGTCCGGGGGCGGGGCCGCCTCGGGTCTGCCGGTGGCAGGTGGAGCCGCGCACACTGGAGATGAGGTGGCTGCCACGTCACATCGGTCACGTCTGCCGGCACCGCCGGAGAGGAGCTCATCATGAGTGGGAGCCAACCCGTCCTCGTGGTCGGGGCCACCGGCTACGTCGGTGGCCAGGTGGTCGACGAACTGCTGGCACGGAACAGACGCGTACGGGCGCTGGTCCGCCCCGGGACCGACGCCGGCCGGCTCGAGGCACTGGGCGTCGAGGTCTCGCGCGGCGACATGCTCGATCTCGGGTCGTTGGAGACCGCGATGACCGGTGCGGACGCCGTGGTCACGACTGCCGCCGGATACACCCGCGGGCTGCCGAACGCCGACGAGGTCGACACCATCGGCCAGGCGAACCTGGGGACGGCCGCCGCCCGTACGGGTGTCCGGCGGTTCGTCCTGACCAGCATCCTCACCTGCGACCAGACCCCCGAGGTCCCCCACTTCTGGCACAAGAAGCTGGCCGAAGACCACCTCGAGGCGATCGGGATGCCGTTCGTCGCGCTGCGCCCGGGCGCGTTCCTCGACAACTTCACCCGCTACGGTGCCGACCCCTTCGCCACCGGACGACTGATCCCGACAGGGCGGCCCGACGCGGTGATGACCTTCGTCCGCACCGCCGACCTGGCCGGCTACCTGGCCGAGGCGGTCGACGCACCCGGCGTCGATGGCGAGCGCATCGACATCGGCTGGACCCGCCCAGTCTCCGCGTCCGAGGTCGCCGAGATCGCCTCCCGACTCCTCGGCCGGCGGATCGAGGTGGGCGCCGCGGCGGACCTGCCACGACCGGCAGGCGGTTCGGGCGGCCGGACGTGGACGATGACCGCGGACATGCAGGCGATGATCGACTGGTTCGACAGTGGCAAATACGTCGCCGACCCCACCCGACAAGGCCAGGTGTTCGGCACGGTGCCGACTCCCGAAGAGGCGATCGCCAGGTTCCTCGTCGGCCTCGGTCACGAGGTACGCGGCTGACATGACACCTCATCCGGAGGGGCCGGATCGACACGTCCTTCGCGTCGACCGGTTCGGAGCAGCCCCGTCCCCGAGCGGGGAGACCCTCTCACACCGCCGGCTCCTCGGGTGCGCGCTCGTGCAGGTCACCCATGCCTCGGTCGGCATCACCGATGCGATGGCGGTGCGGGGAGACTACGTGCTGCACCCGCTGCCGGGGTTCGTCCCCGGCTACGACGTCGTCGGCACCATCCAGTCCCTCCCGGCAGGCACCGACACCGGATTCGCCGTCGGGCAGCGGGTCACCGGCATCCTGCCCCGGATGGGCGCCCACGCCACCCTCGTCGCGATCGACCCCTCCCTGCTGGTGCCGGTGCCGGACGGTCTGGACAGTGCCACGGCCGCGACGCTGCCCTTGGATGCAGTGACCGCGAGCCTCGCCCTCCGGGCACTGTCCCCGGATCGGGGTGCCGTCCTCGTCCAGGGTGCCGGCGGCGCCGTCGGCGCCTGGGCGGTGCAGATCGCCCGCGCGGCCGGTCGTACGGTCTACGGCACCGCCTCGACGCGCTCGGGCCCGCTGGCCGAACACCTCGGGGCAACGGTGGTCGACTACCGCGACCCGACCTGGATCGACCGGGTGATCGCCGCGTCTGGGGGTGGCGTCGCCGGGGTGATCGACCACACCGGTGACCGCTCGATCCGGCGCGCCGTCCGCGGCGACGGCAGGATCGTACGGATCGCTTTCGGCGGAGTCCCGGGCCGGCAGCGCGCGGCCGCCGCGAGGGGTGCCCTCCTCACCGGCCTGCACCGGTTCGCCCGCCCGAGTGAGCGGATCGTGTCCGTGCCGGTCAGCGTCGCCGTCCACCGAGCCGGCTACCGGCAGATCCTCGGCGAGGTCCTCCGCCGGGTGAGCACCGGGGAGCTGACCGCCCCGCGACCACAGGTGTTCCCGCTCCGTGACTACCGGTCGGCGCTGTCGGCGGCCGCGGCCGGTGAGCCGGGCGTCAAGGCTGTGCTCGCGTCGGACGACTGAGCGTACGTCGACCGACCCGTGGAGCGGCGAGACCGGCCGTGGACCGTCCGGTGCTTGACTGGGGCCATGGATGCTCGAACCTGGTTCACCACCGCTGCGGCGGGCTATCTGCAGGTCGTCGAGCGGATCGATCGATCCGCCCTCGGCGATCCCGGGCTGGGGGAGTGGGACGTACGCTCCCTCCTGGGGCATTCGGCGCGGGCCTTCGTGACCATCGAGTCCTACCTCCGACCCGGGCCGACCACCCCACCGGAGCTGTCCACAGCCGCTGACTATTTCATCGCCGTACGTGCCACCTCCGCTGATCCGCAGGGGATAGCTGAGCGCGGACGACAGGCAGGCATCGCCCTCGGCGAGGATCCGGTGGCGGCCGTCCGGGCGATCGCGGATCGCGTCATCCCCCTGGTCGAGCGGACCCCCGACGACTGCCTGGTCGAGTGCCCGTTCGGCACCATGTGGCTGAAGGGTTACCTGCCGACCCGCGCCTTCGAACTCACCGTGCACGGCATCGATCTGGCCCGCGCCACCGGTCAGCCGGTCCCGGCCGCCCTGGTGGAGGCGACTGTCCCGGCGATCGCCCTCGGCGCGGCGATGGCGCCGGCCGAGCAGCGGATCGGACTGGTGCTGGCGATGACCGGACGGAGTGGGCTGCCGAGCGGCTTCAGCGTGCTGTGAGCCCTGTCGGGGGCCGGTGAGCCTCGTCGGCCTGGTCGGTCGTCCGGACGACCAGGCCCTCGGCGGTCGACTCGACCCGGCAGGCGGTCAGGTCGGCGATGACCTGATCGGCGGCGCTGAGTTCCGCAGCCGGGTGGGACGTCGCGACCGCCAGCACCTGGGCGCCGGCGGCGCGCCCGGCGCGGATCCCGGCGGGGGCGTCCTCGACGACGAGGCAGCGGCGGATGTCGAGGCTCAGGGTTGCGGCGGCCAGCAGGTAGCCCTGGGGATCGGGCTTGCCGACCGCGACATCCTCCGCCGAGACCAGCACCTCGGGCGTCGGCAGGCCGGCCGCCGCCAGCCGCGCCAGCATGAGGCGTCGCGACCCGGAGGTCACCGCCGCCCACCGATGTGCGGGCAGCAGGGGCAAGAGTCGCTGCGTCGCGGGCAGGGCGATCACGTCGCCCAGATCGGCGAGTTCCATCTGCTCCAGTTCGATCACCGCGGCCGCACGGTGCTCCGCGGGCAGCAAGTCGGCGATGGTGTCCTCGCTGCGCCGACCGTGGCAGACGCGCAGGATCTCCTCGGCGTCGAAGCCGTGCGCCCCGGCCCAGGTGCGCCAGGTGCGAGTCACCGCCGCCGTCGAGTCCACCAGGGTGCCATCGATGTCGAACAGGATGGCGTCGACGTGAAGAAGCATGCTGTGAGCCTAGGTGAGGCGGTCGTGCAGCCGGTCGGGAGGCGCTGCTCGTCCCGGCGGATCGTCGGGCCGCCGTGATCGCTGTGCCGCCGTGATCGCATCGCGTTGCGCCGCGCTGAGCGGTTTCACCGCTTCGCGTACGGTGACTCCGGAAGCCCGCCGGGCGCGGGGGAGCAGCCAGTCGAACACCAGCTCCGGGCGTCGGCGGCCGGTGTCGCGGAGGACCCAGCCGATCGCCTTGCGGACGAAGAACTCCTTCTCCTCCAGCATGGTGTCGGCATAGCGGGCGAACCGGTCGAAGTCGCCGTCGCCTCGACGCAGGGGGCCCAGGAGGGCCAGCAGGGCAGAGCGGCGGATCCAGAAGTCGTCGTCGGTGGCCCAACGATCCACCACCGCGCTCAGCGTCGGGTCGTGCTCGACGAGCGAGCCGACCACCGACGCGGCAAGTCTGTCCACCAGGGCCCAGGTGCCCGACGCGCGCAGCAGCCGCTCGAGCAGTGCGATGTCGTCGGCCCGCAGCAATCCGACGGACGCGACCAGCACCTCCACCGCGGCCGCCCGACGCTCGTGGACCGGGACCGCCCAGAGCGCCTCGACCAGCGCGATCAGGTCGTCGTGCGCGAGCCGGCCCCGCCCGACCAGGGTGCGTACGGTCGCACGGATCGCCGGCATCGGGGTGCCGTAATGCTCCAGGTCGCTCTTGAGGTAGGCCTTCTCGGCGGCCGCCCGCCCGGGGCGGGCCTGGGCCCGCAGTGCCGCGTCGATCTGTTCGGCCAGGGCGAGGGGATCGGTCACCCGGCGTGCTCGGCGCCGCGTTCGATCCGCAGAGCACCCGACGGGCAGCGGCCGACGACCTCGATCACTCGGGCGGCGCCCTCCGGGGTCGAGGCCGGGGCGAGGTTGATCCACGGGCGAGCCGCAGTGTCGAACACCTCAGGCATCCCGCGGACACATTCCGCCGCGTGCTGGCAGATCTCCCCGTCGAACGAGACATCGACGAGCGGACCGGTGTAGAGCTTGCGTGTCACGCGGTCAGGCTAGCAAGCAGGCGAGGGGTGGGAGGGCCGAACGGCGGCAGGGGTGGACGGTGAAGCATCCCGTCGCTCAGTCCTTCCGGCGGCCGCGTAGGAAGTAGAGGATCGGGCCGATGAAGTCGATCGCGATCACCGCGGCCCAGACGCCCTTGCTGCCTCTGACGTCCTTCGCAGGGCGGCGGGCCAGATCCGCCCACGCCGTCGCGGCCAACGAGAGCTGGACCGAAGCCAGTGCCAGCATCGCCGCCTGCTGTCCCTTGGTGAGGTCCCGCCAACGCTTCTTCGCCATCACGTCCCCCTTGTCGAGATGCCTCCATCCTGGCACCGTGAGGCGTCGGGCGGGACGCTATCTCTCCGACTCAGCCCAGAAACGCTCCAGACGGGCCCCGAGCGGGCCGGCCACCTGCATCGGCAGCGCGGCCATCGCCGCCTCGTACGCCTCGACGTATTCCAGGCGCCCCCGTACGGTCCGGAAACGACCGATCCGGTGGCTTCGGCCGGCGGGAGCGCCGCCACGGAGGTCGCTCATCGCGGCGGCGGGGCCCAGTGAGCGGTGGTTTCGGTGACCGGCGCGCTCGCAACGGCCATCGCATCGGACTGGAAGACGCCACAGCGGTTCCACCGCTGCCACGTCACACCTTCGCCGCGGATGATCCGCAGGATGCTACGGGCGAGTGCCTGGAACTCCACGACGTCGACGAGATAGAGGACGCACCACGCCCCGGGAGCCAGGAGCAGGAGATTCAGGTTCTGTCGGCGTTCCGGGTCGGTCAGCACCTGGAGGGTGACGAGCACGGCGGTGAGCCCCGCGTAGAGGAGGATCGGCGCGTAGTCCTGGGTGTGCGCGGTGTACCAGAAGAAGATCGCGAGCAGCGCCCACTCGAGGAGCAGCAGCGCTTCCGAGATCACGGCGACAGGCAGGATCAGCAGCGTCAGTGGTGCACTGTGATGGCGCCGGAGGCTGAAGAACAGCCAGCGATATCTGGCGAACGTCAGCAGCCGACCGTACTTCCACCGGAGGCGCTGCCGGCTGAGACCGCGAAGATCCTCGGCTCCTTCGGTGTAGACCACGGCGTCCGCTGCGTAGGCGATCGCGTAGCCGGCCGCCTGGATCCGGGTGGACATCTCGATGTCCTCGGTGATGATCGAGGGATCGAACCCTCCCACCTCGTCGAAGACCCAACGCCGGTACGCCGCGGCCGCGCCGCCGACGATGTAGATCGAGTTGAGCAGCGAATCAGCCTTCTTGAAGTAGAAGCCGTAGAGGTACTCGAGCTGCTGCACGAGCCCCAGCGTGTGGCTTCGGTTCCCGATCTTCACGTTGCCGGCGACCGACATGACCCGCTCGTCCTCGAAACGCCGGACGATGTTGGTCAGGGCGTCGGCCCGGAGCACGCTGTCGGCGTCGACCGTCATCACGATCTCGCCCGACGCGAGGCCGATCCCGTGGTTGATGGCCGTCGCCTTGCCTCCGTTCGGTTGGACGTCGTAGATGATCGGGATGCGGTGTCCGGAGAGCTGGTGTTCGTGCAGGAAGGCCCGCATCACGCGGTCCGTCCCGTCGGTCGACCCGTCGTTCACGACGATCAGTTCGACGTCGGGGTAGCGACTCGCGAGGACGGATCGTACGGTGGTGAGGATCCCGACCTCCTCGTTCCAGGCGGGCACGATCACCGAGATCCGGGGCTGGTAGGTGCGTGCCCTCCGAGCGGGCGTCCGGCTGCACCGGGCGCGCCACCACGCCGTCAGTTCGTACCAGGGGGCCACGCAGATCTGGACGAGGTACTTGAACAGGCTGGGGATGAACAGCAGGAAGATGACCAGACGCAGGGTTGCGTACTCGTCGGTGGGCCGTGCGTGGTGGGTGAAGGTGAGGACGGCCAGTGTGGCGGTGACGACGTAGGTGCCGAGGACCAGAAGGGCCCGCCCCATCAGCGCCTTCCTCCGGCGAGCGGCCCGTCGTCACGGGTGGACGGCGTCGGCTCGGGCACAGGACGAAGGCGGGACTGCATGGCGCCATCGTAATCTTCCCGTGACCTTGGCCACGGCAGATGTCGCTGTGAAGTCCCCCTGAACGGCGGTCCTTGACTGGCGTTTCCTGAGCGTGCCCGGTCCTGTGCGATGGCCCCGGCCCTGATCAGAGCCGGGGCCATCGCTTCTGTCATCGCAGGTCGAAGCGATCCAGCTCCGACACCTTCACCCAGGCCGCGACGAAGTCGCGGACGAACTTCTCCTTGGCGTCGTCGCTGGCGTACACCTCGGCGACGGCGCGCAGCTCGGAGTTCGCACCGAAGACCAGGTCGACACGGGTGCCGGTCCAGGTGGCCTCGCCGGTGGTCGCATCGGTGGCGCGGAACGTCCGGGACTCCTCGTCCGCCGGCGCCCAGACCGTGTTGAGGTCGAGCAGGTTGACGAAGAAGTCGTTCGTCAGTGTGCCTGGCCGATCGGTGAGGACGCCGTCGGAGGATCCGTCCCAGTTGGCCCCGAGCACCCGCAGCCCGCCGACCAGCACGGTCATCTCCGGGACGGTCAGGGTGAGCAGATTGGCGCGATCGACCAGCAGGTGCTCGGCCGGCATCCGGTGCACGCCCTCCTTGAGGTAGTTGCGGAAGCCGTCGTGGCTGGGCTCCAGGTAGCCGATCGCCTCGAGGTCGGTCTGCTCCTGCACCGCGTCCGTACGACCCGGGGTGAACGGCACCTGCACCGTGACGCCGCCGGCGGCGGCCGCGGTGCCCACCGCGACGTCCCCGGCCAGCACGATCAGGTCGGCCAACGACACCTGCTTGCCGGTGTTCTGCTCGGCCTGCGTGGTGTTGAAGTCGCGCTGGATCGCCTCCAGGGTCTCGAGCACCCGGGCGAGCTCGCCGGGACGGTTGACCTCCCAGCTGCGCTGCGGTTCCAGGCGGATCCGGGCGCCGTTGGCGCCGCCCCGCTTGTCGCTGCCCCGGAAGGAGGCGGCCGAGGCCCAGGCGGTCGACACCAGGTCGGCGACGCTCAGCCCGGACGCCAGCACCGCCCGGCGCAGCGTTTCCAGGTCACCGGCGTCGATCAACTGGTGGTCACGGACCGGCAGTGGATCCTGCCAGATCAGGTCCTCGGTCGGCACCTCGGCGCCGAGATAGCGGGACTTCGGGCCCATGTCGCGGTGGGTGAGCTTGAACCATGCCCGGGCGAACGCCTCGGTGAACGCCTGCTGGTCGTCCTTGAACCGCTGCGCGATCGGCCCGTAGATCGGATCCACCCGCAGCGCGACGTCGGTGGTGAGCATCCGCGGCTCGCGGCGGCCCTCCGAGTGGGCCATCGGCACCATGTCCTCGCCGCCCTGCTTCGGTCGCCAGTGGTAGTGGCCGCCCGGTCCCTTGACGACCTCCCACTCGTACGCGTAGAGGATGTGCAGGAACTCGTCGTCCCAACGGGTCGGGTGGTAGGTCCAGGTGACCTCGATGCCGCTGGTGATCGTGTCGTCGCCGGCGCCGGTGCCGTACGAGTTCTTCCAGCCCAGGCCCTGCTGCTCCATCGGAGCCGCCTCGGGGGCCGGGCCGAGGTGCTCGGCGTCCGGCGCGGCGCCGTGGGTCTTGCCGAAGGTGTGGCCACCCGCGATCAGCGCGACGGTCTCCTCGTCGGTCATCCCCATCCGGGAGAAGGTCGTACGGATGTCCTTGCCGGCGGCCAGCGGGTCGGGCACCCCCTCGGGACCCTCCGGGTTGACGTAGATCAGGCCCATGTGGGTGGCAGCCAGTGGCTTGTCGAGCTCCCGGTCGCCGGTGAACCGTTGATCGTCGGCCAGCCAGGTCGGCTCGGCGCCCCAGTAGACGTCGTCGTCGGGCTCCCACACATCGGGGCGGCCACCGCCGAAGCCGACGGTCTGCAGGCCCATGATCTCCAGGGCGACGTTGCCGGAGAGCACCATCAGGTCGCCCCAGGACAGCGCGCGGCCGTACTTCTGCTTCACCGGCCACAGCAGCCGGCGCGCCTTGTCAAGGCTGATGTTGTCCGGCCAGCTGTTCAGCGGGGCGAACCGCTGCTGGCCGGTGCCGCCACCTCCGCGGCCGTCGAAGACGCGGTAGGTGCCGGTGCTGTGCCAGGCCATCCGGATGATCAGCGGCCCGTAGTTGCCGAAGTCGGCGGGCCACCACGGCTGCGAGGTGGTGAGCACGCGGGCGATCTCCTGCTTCACCTCGGCAAGGTCCAGGCCGAGGAAGGCCTGCTTGTAGTCGAAGCCGGGATCCATCGGATCGGCTTCCTGCGGATTCTTCGCCAGGATCTTGAGATTGAGCCGGTGCGGCCACCACGACGGATTGGCCGAGGCTTCGGTGGGGTGGGGCAGCTGGGGGATCGGGTCGTCGGACATCGTTGTCAGCCTTTCGTACGAAGGGGTGCTCACGGGCGGTCGGCGGAACCGGAGGGGGACAGGGGGAACGTACGGCCGGTCGGTGTCGTACGGTCGGCCGTCGCAGGGTCGACGGGAGGCGTACCGTCGGCCGCCGCGGCGTCGGCCAGGGCGGTCTCGCACCCCGAGCACACCCCGCGGAAGGTGACCTGCGCCTCGAGGACGCGCATCCCGTGGGTCTGCGAGGGGGTGAGGCAGGGGGCCTGGCCGATGACGCAATCGAGGTCCTCGATCCGGCCACAGACCACGCATTGGATGTGGTGGTGGTTGTCGTGGACCCGGGTCTCGTAGCGCGCGCTGGTCGAGGCGGGGAGGTCGACCCGCCGGACGAGGCCACCCGCAGCCAGGTCCCGGGTGATGTTGGTGATCGACTGGACCGACAGGGTGGGGAACCGCTCGGTCAGCCCCGTGAGGATCTCGGCGACCGAACTGTGCGGATGCGCCTCCAGGTGGGTGAGCGTGGCCAGACGGCCCGGGGTCACGCGCAACCCCGCGCGGTGCAGGTGCTCCTGCCACTCGCCGACACTCGTCCCGGACGACGTGGTCACGACTCCATAGTCGGACCACATTTGAAGGATGTAAAGATACGAATCCCGGCGATCTGGGGGGCTGTGGACGCGACGCCCGGGCCGGACCCGGAGGCCGCCCTCGACCGGGTCGAGGCTCCCCTCGAGGGGACCTGACGCGGTGACCTCGCACAGGGTGACGGCAGCACAGTGACCTCGGCAGAGTGACCTCGCCACAGTGACCTCGCCACAGTGACCTCGCCACAGTGAGCTCCGCACGCTGAGCAGCGACGGGGTCGGCCGTCCTCGGACGACCGACCCCGCTGCCTTGTGGTCCGGGTCCCCGGGCTCAGATGCCCGCAGACGTCACTGCCCGTAGACGTTCTGGTAGCGGTCGTAGAGCCGGTCGATGTCGGCCTGCTGCATCGGTACCGGGGTGCCGAGCTGGCGGGCGAAGTGCACCGTACGGGCGACGTCCTCGAGCATCACGGCGGCCTTCACGGCCTCACGGGCGGTCGCGCCGATGGTGAACGGACCGTGGTTGGCCATCAGCACCGCGCGGGACCGGCTGGCGCGCAGGGTCTCCACGATGCCCTGGCCGATCGAGTCATCGCCGATCAGCGCGAAGGGACCGACCGGGATCTCCCCGCCGAACTCGTCGGCCATCATCGTCAGCACGCAGGGGATCGGCTCGCGTCGGGCCGACCAGGCGGTCGCGTAGTCGGAGTGGGTGTGGACCACACCGCCGATCTCCGGCATGTTCCGGTAGACGTACGCGTGCGCGGCCGTGTCGGACGAGGGCTTGCGGTCACCCTCGACCAGAGTGCCGTCGAGATCGCAGACGACCATCGCCTCGGGGCTGAGGTCGTCGTACGAGACGCCGGACGGCTTGATCACCATCAGGTCGGCCCCCGGGACCCGGGCGGACACGTTGCCCGCGGTCCACACGACCAGGGCGTTGCGGGGGAGCTCGGCGTGCAGGTCGGCGACCTCGGCCTTGAGGCGGTCGACGACGGCGCGCAGCTCGTCGGGGACCCCGGCAGGGGCTGTCGTGCTGGGCGCGGGGGTCTGGGACATGGGTGCCTCCCTGTGCCGGGCTCCGATGCCCGGTCTCGTGTGTGGGTCCGGGACGGAGGGCCCCTGCCCAAAGGTCCGGGGGGCTGTTCCTCCGCTCATGTGAACGGTAACATTGTCGTCGTACGAGGTCCAGTGCACCTCTGTGCGGAACGTGTGTGCTGGCGTGGCATGCTCGTGTCGTCGGTGGACGTCGTGCCGCCACCACCAGGAACGACCAGGAGGATCAACGATGATCGACCCCATCACGGACCAGGCCCGGGAGGCCATCGCCGCGGGGAGGGCGGTGCTCGGCATGGAGCTGGGCTCGACGCGCATCAAGGCCGTGTTGATCGGCCCCGACCACGAGCCGAT
Encoded proteins:
- a CDS encoding alkaline phosphatase PhoX yields the protein MALTRRSVLKGSAISAGLVAFSGIAQAPAAMAAPGKIASGTGTVNAFGDLITDPNGLLDLPRGFSYKVVSKVGDIMPGDGRRLPDRFDGAAVFAGADKSLVMVRNHEQYDAPTTAGIAAQDSADPEFVYDAGARLVNGTSIYAANGGTSTVTLDKQGATVDEYVSLAGTYSNCAGGATPWHTWLSCEETESPKIGQNGATKAHGYVFEVDPFDKDNNKNPFPLKALGRFPHEAAVVDPRTLEVYLTEDASGPFGLFYKAILVSPKAQYGGLRGDGDLYAMNCFLNGTQQPTLHPFSKVGTVLDVEWVKIPDPDATTTSTRKQLANDQVTRSQKIEGAWFGNGKAHFVVSFADGFHEGQVWAYDPMTSTLELEVYYPTVVAGGGAEDSVPDRPDGITGSPFGGLIISEDSNGGQNVLAVAEDGSTSLLARNRRDIIKPTAEGISEITGVTFSPDGKTLFFAFQEPGITFAVSGPFAQIKHYK
- a CDS encoding SDR family oxidoreductase, encoding MSGSQPVLVVGATGYVGGQVVDELLARNRRVRALVRPGTDAGRLEALGVEVSRGDMLDLGSLETAMTGADAVVTTAAGYTRGLPNADEVDTIGQANLGTAAARTGVRRFVLTSILTCDQTPEVPHFWHKKLAEDHLEAIGMPFVALRPGAFLDNFTRYGADPFATGRLIPTGRPDAVMTFVRTADLAGYLAEAVDAPGVDGERIDIGWTRPVSASEVAEIASRLLGRRIEVGAAADLPRPAGGSGGRTWTMTADMQAMIDWFDSGKYVADPTRQGQVFGTVPTPEEAIARFLVGLGHEVRG
- a CDS encoding zinc-binding dehydrogenase gives rise to the protein MQVTHASVGITDAMAVRGDYVLHPLPGFVPGYDVVGTIQSLPAGTDTGFAVGQRVTGILPRMGAHATLVAIDPSLLVPVPDGLDSATAATLPLDAVTASLALRALSPDRGAVLVQGAGGAVGAWAVQIARAAGRTVYGTASTRSGPLAEHLGATVVDYRDPTWIDRVIAASGGGVAGVIDHTGDRSIRRAVRGDGRIVRIAFGGVPGRQRAAAARGALLTGLHRFARPSERIVSVPVSVAVHRAGYRQILGEVLRRVSTGELTAPRPQVFPLRDYRSALSAAAAGEPGVKAVLASDD
- a CDS encoding maleylpyruvate isomerase N-terminal domain-containing protein, translated to MDARTWFTTAAAGYLQVVERIDRSALGDPGLGEWDVRSLLGHSARAFVTIESYLRPGPTTPPELSTAADYFIAVRATSADPQGIAERGRQAGIALGEDPVAAVRAIADRVIPLVERTPDDCLVECPFGTMWLKGYLPTRAFELTVHGIDLARATGQPVPAALVEATVPAIALGAAMAPAEQRIGLVLAMTGRSGLPSGFSVL
- a CDS encoding HAD-IA family hydrolase, whose product is MLLHVDAILFDIDGTLVDSTAAVTRTWRTWAGAHGFDAEEILRVCHGRRSEDTIADLLPAEHRAAAVIELEQMELADLGDVIALPATQRLLPLLPAHRWAAVTSGSRRLMLARLAAAGLPTPEVLVSAEDVAVGKPDPQGYLLAAATLSLDIRRCLVVEDAPAGIRAGRAAGAQVLAVATSHPAAELSAADQVIADLTACRVESTAEGLVVRTTDQADEAHRPPTGLTAR
- a CDS encoding DNA alkylation repair protein, coding for MTDPLALAEQIDAALRAQARPGRAAAEKAYLKSDLEHYGTPMPAIRATVRTLVGRGRLAHDDLIALVEALWAVPVHERRAAAVEVLVASVGLLRADDIALLERLLRASGTWALVDRLAASVVGSLVEHDPTLSAVVDRWATDDDFWIRRSALLALLGPLRRGDGDFDRFARYADTMLEEKEFFVRKAIGWVLRDTGRRRPELVFDWLLPRARRASGVTVREAVKPLSAAQRDAITAAQRSRRPDDPPGRAAPPDRLHDRLT
- a CDS encoding (4Fe-4S)-binding protein; translation: MTRKLYTGPLVDVSFDGEICQHAAECVRGMPEVFDTAARPWINLAPASTPEGAARVIEVVGRCPSGALRIERGAEHAG
- a CDS encoding PLDc N-terminal domain-containing protein → MAKKRWRDLTKGQQAAMLALASVQLSLAATAWADLARRPAKDVRGSKGVWAAVIAIDFIGPILYFLRGRRKD